In a genomic window of Dyadobacter fermentans DSM 18053:
- a CDS encoding DinB family protein, whose product MRVKDYHHTIDIWIKSLEPYDIARLLAQPAPGAWSLGQVYVHMLDETEFYFSQIKTCLASNDYAMEDCTSEAKAMLRNRAFPDMIIEGPPSNAYVRQPTSKELLIDRLLALKMIVDETAQLIATSLFHGKTRHPGLHYLSAEEWFAFSEMHFRHHLRQKERIEAFLERTFGKYEPQSDLSR is encoded by the coding sequence ATGAGAGTCAAGGATTATCATCACACCATCGACATCTGGATCAAATCGCTTGAACCTTACGATATTGCGAGGCTTCTGGCCCAGCCGGCGCCGGGGGCATGGTCGCTGGGGCAGGTGTATGTGCACATGCTCGACGAAACGGAATTTTACTTTTCACAAATCAAAACCTGTCTGGCATCGAACGACTATGCGATGGAAGATTGCACTTCCGAAGCGAAAGCCATGCTGCGTAACCGGGCATTCCCCGACATGATCATCGAAGGGCCGCCGTCCAATGCCTACGTGCGGCAGCCGACCAGCAAAGAGCTCCTGATCGACCGCCTTCTGGCGTTAAAAATGATCGTCGATGAAACCGCCCAACTGATCGCCACCAGCCTCTTTCACGGCAAAACCAGGCATCCCGGCCTGCATTATCTGAGCGCTGAGGAATGGTTTGCGTTTTCAGAAATGCATTTCAGGCATCATTTGCGGCAAAAGGAGCGGATCGAGGCATTTTTGGAGCGGACATTCGGAAAGTATGAGCCGCAAAGCGACCTGTCGCGATGA